Proteins encoded together in one Amblyomma americanum isolate KBUSLIRL-KWMA chromosome 1, ASM5285725v1, whole genome shotgun sequence window:
- the LOC144107754 gene encoding uncharacterized protein LOC144107754, with the protein MAANRRGQKDLVSPSPTPLDFCSMPVLYECVVGTEPTPSSLSSDTPEAGARPESAAVDSVVESAPNSSQIAHAESNPPAHCVACGRHFRMHVQLRNHMVLHAPLRSAVPAAKAEDVTMPDPPRQVAPPPLPSLPGSRRGSSNQSSVEKMAHSCYICSKKFKQVGHLNNHVRLHTGEKPYECQVCNKKFTQSGHLISHTRMHTNQRPYECKHCNKSFTQSGHLSNHERLHSGERPYECNVCSKRFTQSGHLSNHMRVHSGERPFECEVCSKSFTQSGHLNNHMRLHTGGKPHFCPMCFKRFAQTGHLNNHIRVHSGERPFGCYICGKTFVQSGHLTSHVRTHQGHSAGNSSGSCSVQKGATSSQRPAPHIIRLSPAPQVDLMESPPTLAEVTSPGESRKETGEEPADVRL; encoded by the coding sequence ATGGCGGCAAATAGACGTGGCCAAAAAGACCTGGTAAGCCCTTCACCGACGCCCTTGGACTTCTGCTCGATGCCTGTGCTGTACGAGTGTGTGGTGGGGACCGAGCCAACACCCTCCAGCCTGTCCTCCGACACTCCCGAGGCAGGCGCTCGGCCCGAGTCTGCAGCCGTGGACTCCGTCGTTGAATCAGCGCCGAACTCCTCCCAGATTGCTCACGCGGAGTCGAACCCGCCGGCCCATTGCGTTGCCTGCGGCCGACACTTCAGAATGCACGTTCAGCTGCGAAACCACATGGTATTGCATGCGCCCTTGCGAAGTGCGGTCCCTGCAGCGAAGGCCGAGGACGTTACAATGCCTGACCCGCCCCGCCAGGTTGCACCGCCACCACTTCCGTCGCTACCTGGCTCGCGTCGCGGATCTTCAAATCAGAGCTCTGTTGAGAAGATGGCTCACTCCTGCTACATCTGTTCCAAGAAGTTCAAGCAGGTGGGCCACTTGAACAACCATGTTCGCCTCCACACCGGCGAAAAGCCGTACGAGTGCCAGGTGTGCAACAAGAAGTTCACTCAAAGCGGCCACCTGATAAGCCACACACGCATGCATACGAATCAGCGGCCGTACGAGTGCAAGCACTGCAACAAAAGCTTCACACAGAGTGGACACCTCTCCAACCACGAGAGGCTGCATTCGGGAGAGCGCCCATACGAATGCAACGTGTGCTCCAAGCGTTTTACGCAAAGTGGGCATCTTTCCAACCACATGCGCGTGCATTCAGGAGAGCGCCCTTTCGAGTGCGAAGTCTGTTCAAAGTCGTTCACCCAGAGTGGCCACTTGAACAACCACATGCGGCTGCACACTGGCGGAAAGCCACACTTTTGCCCAATGTGCTTCAAGCGATTCGCGCAGACCGGTCATCTCAACAACCACATTCGTGTGCACTCGGGTGAACGCCCCTTCGGCTGCTACATCTGCGGCAAGACTTTTGTCCAGAGTGGACACTTGACCAGCCACGTGCGCACCCACCAGGGCCATAGCGCAGGAAACTCAAGTGGTTCCTGCTCCGTCCAAAAGGGTGCTACTTCATCTCAGCGTCCAGCGCCCCACATCATCCGGCTGTCCCCAGCACCGCAGGTGGACCTGATGGAGAGCCCACCAACCCTCGCCGAAGTAACGTCACCTGGAGAGAGCCGCAAAGAGACAGGTGAAGAACCCGCAGATGTTCGCCTGTAG
- the LOC144129272 gene encoding uncharacterized protein LOC144129272, which yields MNRMAAVVPAILRARNSSQARDPTHRPPFGALTSVLCCQRLASIGPCVLPAFGCVIPPDLFMLKTKSCMEVVQATKLRIIFARDLEQAGKLVDGQWYSLSKASFFSKTKTIFLGSWAMHLGTCGQDNAGQHTSASSKKKHETLPWSGGCLMQIPSFLCGTRDRDDGRKARMNLTRALHPDH from the exons atgaatcgcatggccg ctgtggtgccggcgattcttcgagctcggaactcttcccaggcacgggatcctacccacagacctcccttcggcgcactcacgagtgttctttg ttgccagcgactagcatctattgggccatgcgtgcttcctgccttcggctgtgtcatccctcctgatctgttcatg CTAAaaaccaagagttgcatggaagttgtgcaagccaccaagttgcgtatcatttttgccagggacctggaacaggctgggaaattagtggatggccagtggtattcactcagtaaggcaagctttttct ccaagacaaaaaccatttttcttggctcatgggcgatgcatctaggaacctgcggccaggacaacgctggacagcatacatcagcaagctcgaaaaaaaagcacgaaaca CTGCCCTGGAGCGGAGGGTGCCTGATGCAGATTCCAAGCTTTTTGTGTGGCACCAGGGACCGGGATGATGGCCGGAAGGCCAGGATGAACTTGACGCGGGCACTCCATCCTGACCACTGA